In the genome of Terriglobales bacterium, one region contains:
- a CDS encoding N-acetyltransferase, which translates to MDIRIRESRPEDFEALWRLDQECFVRGISYSKKELGWYMKMKGAFTLVAEPEIAKEKPSGEGQEGRRAAAEVAGFIVAQDLGKGMGHVVTIDVQPQLRRTGVGLKLMQAAEQRLQGEGCHTIYLETAVDNDNAIRFYKRLSYFVLKVIPRYYLNRIDALLLAKRLE; encoded by the coding sequence GTGGATATTCGCATCCGCGAGTCGCGCCCGGAAGATTTCGAGGCCTTGTGGCGTCTGGATCAGGAGTGCTTTGTACGTGGTATTTCCTATTCCAAGAAAGAACTGGGCTGGTATATGAAGATGAAAGGTGCATTCACGCTGGTGGCGGAACCCGAGATCGCGAAAGAGAAACCATCCGGGGAGGGGCAGGAAGGAAGGAGGGCGGCCGCGGAAGTGGCGGGCTTCATCGTTGCTCAGGATCTGGGAAAAGGCATGGGGCACGTCGTCACCATCGACGTGCAGCCGCAACTGCGGCGCACTGGAGTGGGGCTGAAACTGATGCAAGCCGCCGAGCAGCGCCTGCAAGGGGAAGGCTGCCACACCATTTATCTGGAAACCGCGGTGGACAATGACAACGCGATCCGGTTTTACAAGCGTCTCAGCTATTTCGTTTTGAAAGTCATTCCCCGCTATTACCTGAACCGGATTGATGCTTTGCTGTTGGCCAAGCGGCTGGAATAA
- a CDS encoding nitroreductase family deazaflavin-dependent oxidoreductase gives MRQNPLEFLRLITTGRRSGQPREVELWFAQRDGCYYVIAEYYTAHWVQNLRADPRVHFSVKGAAFEGRARVVDASADAALNRDVQQLFREKYGWSDGLVVELCPAKTLPGCNN, from the coding sequence TTGAGGCAGAACCCACTGGAATTCCTGCGGCTGATCACCACCGGTCGCCGCAGCGGCCAGCCACGTGAGGTGGAGCTGTGGTTCGCACAGCGCGATGGCTGCTATTACGTGATCGCTGAATACTACACAGCCCACTGGGTACAAAACCTGCGTGCGGATCCCCGCGTCCACTTCTCGGTGAAAGGTGCAGCCTTCGAGGGTCGGGCCCGCGTTGTCGATGCCAGCGCCGATGCCGCTCTGAATCGCGACGTTCAGCAACTGTTCCGCGAAAAATATGGCTGGAGCGACGGTCTGGTGGTGGAGCTATGTCCCGCAAAAACGCTTCCAGGATGTAACAACTAG